In Priestia megaterium NBRC 15308 = ATCC 14581, the following proteins share a genomic window:
- a CDS encoding Rha family transcriptional regulator translates to MKLINRLREGKIKVKKLVSIQNGQAVTDSLTVAEVFGKRHDSVMRDIRNQKVKLVEAGMDKFIFHNFVEREYQSQQGNFYKKYELTEDAFALVAMSYVTPEAMKFKVEFLQEFKRIKAELQGKPKILTEREQLMASMKLSIEAAEEIPVIKKEVTDLKRVFSEELTLNHGQQQSLHHEIKKRVESLIGDYQECGFTKQRMYSEIHKNLRRAFSTPKYIFVKRKDYQEAIAWVKAWRPLL, encoded by the coding sequence ATGAAACTTATTAATAGATTAAGAGAGGGAAAAATAAAGGTGAAAAAATTAGTTAGTATTCAAAATGGGCAAGCTGTTACAGATTCTTTAACTGTTGCTGAAGTTTTTGGGAAGCGGCATGACTCAGTAATGAGAGATATTCGTAACCAAAAAGTGAAGTTAGTTGAAGCTGGAATGGACAAATTTATATTCCACAACTTTGTGGAACGTGAATATCAATCTCAACAAGGTAACTTTTACAAAAAATATGAATTAACAGAGGATGCATTTGCGTTAGTTGCTATGTCTTATGTCACACCAGAAGCAATGAAATTTAAAGTGGAATTTTTACAAGAATTTAAACGAATTAAAGCAGAATTACAAGGGAAACCCAAAATTTTAACGGAACGTGAACAATTAATGGCCTCTATGAAGCTAAGCATAGAAGCAGCTGAAGAAATTCCTGTAATAAAAAAGGAAGTAACAGATTTAAAGCGTGTCTTTTCTGAAGAACTAACCCTTAATCATGGCCAACAACAATCTTTGCATCATGAGATTAAGAAACGTGTTGAATCACTTATAGGAGATTATCAAGAATGCGGTTTTACCAAACAAAGAATGTATTCAGAGATTCATAAGAACTTGAGACGAGCATTTTCAACACCTAAATATATCTTTGTGAAACGGAAAGATTATCAAGAAGCTATCGCATGGGTCAAAGCCTGGAGACCATTATTATGA
- a CDS encoding helix-turn-helix domain-containing protein translates to MKYSFGETLKKLRGKITQDQLAKALNDQYGTSINKSMISKWENNKEEPRIDTARFLADYFDVSLDYLLGIEKLNNKKEPTPIQTIAAHLEGKDITEEKMKEVLNYIDYVFSKQFDK, encoded by the coding sequence ATGAAATATTCTTTTGGGGAAACTTTAAAAAAGCTTAGAGGTAAAATCACTCAAGATCAGTTAGCAAAGGCGTTAAATGATCAATATGGAACATCAATTAATAAAAGCATGATTTCCAAATGGGAAAATAATAAAGAAGAACCAAGGATTGATACAGCAAGATTTTTAGCTGATTATTTTGATGTTTCGCTTGATTATTTACTTGGAATTGAAAAGCTAAACAATAAAAAGGAACCCACTCCTATTCAAACAATTGCTGCTCATTTAGAAGGCAAAGATATAACTGAAGAAAAAATGAAGGAAGTTTTAAACTATATCGATTATGTCTTCAGCAAACAGTTTGATAAATAA
- a CDS encoding MFS transporter: protein MQAAARTQQAQPATIYRILFAISLGHFLNDCMQSVIPALFPVLEKSMNLNYTQIGWIAFALNMTSSIMQPVFGVFADKRPSPFLLPIAMCLSMIGMVGLALAPNFYFVIISVLFVGFGSAIFHPEGSRVAYMAAGGKRGLAQSIYQVGGNTGQSMAPLFTAFIFIGLGQFGTIWFTLIAGIGVVVLYSVSKWYKSELATRQRLKKKQSDASFTMNKQIIFAVGLLIFLVFARSWYGAGILNFFQFYIIEKFNLPIKSAQLYVFLFMIAGVFGTFFGGPLADRFGKRNILLFSMLGSVPFTLLLPHVSLGVAAPLLVLIGFILQSSFSVTVVYAQELMPGKIGLVSGLIVGLAFGMGALGAVVFGKLADVFSLQFIMLFCSYLPILGLLTWLLPSDKRVKEMHEAK, encoded by the coding sequence ATGCAAGCAGCAGCACGAACGCAGCAAGCGCAGCCGGCAACGATTTATCGTATTTTATTTGCTATTAGTTTAGGACATTTCCTAAATGATTGTATGCAATCCGTTATACCGGCACTTTTTCCTGTCCTTGAAAAATCGATGAATTTAAACTACACGCAAATCGGCTGGATTGCCTTTGCTTTAAACATGACGTCATCGATTATGCAGCCGGTATTCGGCGTATTTGCCGATAAGCGTCCCTCGCCATTTTTATTGCCAATTGCAATGTGTTTAAGCATGATCGGTATGGTTGGGCTCGCTTTAGCGCCAAATTTTTATTTTGTGATTATATCTGTTTTATTTGTAGGATTCGGATCCGCTATTTTTCACCCGGAAGGTTCTCGCGTGGCGTATATGGCAGCAGGAGGAAAACGGGGGCTGGCGCAGTCTATTTATCAAGTTGGCGGAAATACAGGACAGTCGATGGCTCCGCTATTTACGGCATTTATCTTTATCGGACTTGGTCAGTTTGGAACGATTTGGTTTACGTTAATTGCAGGTATCGGCGTAGTGGTTTTGTATAGCGTCTCTAAATGGTATAAATCGGAGTTAGCTACTCGTCAACGCTTAAAGAAAAAGCAGTCAGATGCTTCATTTACGATGAACAAGCAAATTATTTTCGCGGTTGGACTTTTAATTTTTCTTGTTTTTGCACGTTCATGGTACGGAGCAGGCATCCTTAATTTCTTTCAGTTTTATATCATTGAAAAATTTAATTTGCCTATCAAAAGCGCTCAGCTTTACGTTTTTTTATTTATGATTGCAGGGGTATTTGGAACATTCTTTGGAGGTCCGCTTGCCGATCGTTTCGGAAAACGAAATATTTTATTGTTTTCTATGTTAGGGTCAGTACCGTTTACTTTATTACTGCCTCATGTTTCTCTAGGAGTGGCAGCACCTCTTTTAGTACTAATCGGCTTTATTCTTCAGTCAAGTTTCAGCGTCACGGTCGTCTATGCTCAGGAGCTGATGCCGGGAAAAATCGGCTTGGTTTCCGGCTTAATTGTAGGTCTTGCTTTTGGAATGGGAGCTTTAGGAGCTGTTGTATTCGGTAAATTAGCCGATGTCTTCAGCCTTCAGTTTATTATGCTGTTTTGCAGCTATCTTCCAATTCTAGGGCTGTTAACATGGCTGTTACCGAGCGATAAGCGTGTGAAAGAAATGCACGAAGCAAAATAA
- a CDS encoding ImmA/IrrE family metallo-endopeptidase has product MLSSYEKLQSKYSNILMNEIPLMHGFKGLYYDGRILIDKNLDETEKYCILAEELGHHFTTVGNILNQDSIVNRKQEKLARRWGYNEILFLSRLIEAFHNNCTNRYETASFLNVTEKFLQEALDWYKEKYGVCTFYDGYLIGFDPLIIEKLPLNSESN; this is encoded by the coding sequence ATGTTAAGTTCATATGAAAAGTTACAGTCTAAATACAGCAATATTCTTATGAATGAGATTCCTTTAATGCATGGCTTCAAAGGACTATACTATGACGGTCGTATCCTAATTGATAAAAATCTGGATGAGACAGAAAAATATTGTATCTTAGCTGAAGAGTTAGGTCACCACTTTACAACTGTTGGAAATATCCTTAACCAGGATAGCATCGTAAACCGAAAACAGGAAAAGTTAGCTCGCCGCTGGGGCTACAACGAAATATTATTTTTGTCTCGTCTTATTGAAGCTTTTCATAATAATTGTACAAATCGATATGAAACTGCTTCCTTTTTAAATGTAACAGAAAAATTTTTACAAGAAGCATTAGATTGGTATAAAGAAAAATATGGTGTTTGCACTTTTTACGATGGTTACTTAATAGGATTTGATCCGCTAATTATAGAAAAATTACCTCTTAACTCTGAGTCTAATTAA
- a CDS encoding DnaD domain-containing protein: protein MAKYRQVHTTFWQDPKVLEEMTPEDKYFYLYLLTNPNTTQIGVYQITKKQMAFDLGYSTESINSLLHRFITLHKLIKYNEQTRELAILNWGKYNLHKAGKPVIDCVNKELKEVKDKTLLLDIMKHIPNDSVLQAFSRHVDDTHNDTSTRSGQEKEEEKEKEKEEELLLPEKDMESEVGNPSESEVSSRSSYQSIFDFYQQNFGMLNPFISQQIQHWIDDMGEELVLEAMELTLKQQKAWKYAEGILKAWANRNVRTVADVRVLEAEFKNKRGFKQSGRVRKEMVPDWLSQDTGEVDSQTSTPVAVAKDEFEKEKRKLEAELKALHEELKAGKE, encoded by the coding sequence ATGGCTAAATATAGACAAGTTCATACAACTTTTTGGCAAGATCCTAAAGTTTTGGAAGAAATGACGCCAGAAGATAAGTATTTTTATTTATATCTTCTTACCAACCCAAACACTACTCAAATTGGTGTATACCAGATAACCAAAAAGCAAATGGCTTTTGATTTAGGTTATTCTACGGAATCGATTAATAGCCTCTTACATCGGTTTATTACACTGCATAAACTTATTAAATATAACGAGCAGACAAGAGAATTAGCTATCCTTAATTGGGGTAAGTACAATTTACATAAAGCTGGAAAGCCCGTAATTGACTGTGTAAATAAGGAACTAAAAGAAGTAAAAGACAAAACATTGTTACTAGATATCATGAAGCATATTCCTAACGATTCAGTACTTCAGGCTTTTTCACGACACGTAGACGATACGCATAACGATACGTCAACGAGGAGTGGACAAGAAAAAGAAGAAGAAAAAGAAAAAGAAAAAGAAGAAGAACTACTACTACCTGAGAAAGATATGGAATCGGAAGTAGGTAATCCGTCAGAAAGTGAAGTAAGTAGTCGTAGTAGTTATCAATCTATTTTTGATTTTTATCAACAAAATTTTGGAATGCTTAATCCGTTTATTAGTCAGCAAATTCAACATTGGATTGACGATATGGGAGAAGAACTAGTTCTAGAAGCAATGGAGTTAACACTTAAACAGCAAAAAGCATGGAAATATGCTGAAGGCATCCTAAAAGCATGGGCAAACCGCAATGTTCGTACAGTAGCGGATGTTCGAGTGTTAGAAGCAGAGTTTAAAAACAAGCGTGGTTTTAAACAGAGCGGACGTGTTCGTAAAGAAATGGTTCCAGATTGGTTATCTCAAGATACAGGCGAAGTTGATAGTCAAACTAGCACTCCTGTTGCAGTTGCTAAAGATGAATTTGAAAAAGAAAAACGTAAGCTAGAGGCTGAATTAAAAGCACTCCATGAAGAATTGAAAGCTGGAAAGGAGTGA
- a CDS encoding DUF3189 family protein, with product MIYIYNCYGGTHSSALAAAYHLKKLPLDREPTDKEILNIDVFNKLTPKDMGKLIFHGYDEDKNEVYTLGRGSSKVVVPAMYDLADLLNKKGGLQTKILFSNTSPTVPLAMTLGGFFSRRLKINVIGVPLLIIGTKQAHKKIIRLVEQTKKSAKVTASKIEVLDNSFSKQ from the coding sequence ATGATCTATATTTATAACTGTTACGGAGGCACACATTCATCAGCATTGGCAGCTGCTTACCATCTAAAAAAACTACCTCTTGATAGAGAACCAACTGATAAAGAAATTTTAAACATTGATGTTTTTAATAAATTGACTCCTAAAGATATGGGGAAGTTAATTTTTCATGGATATGATGAAGACAAAAATGAAGTATACACATTAGGAAGAGGGTCTTCAAAAGTGGTGGTTCCTGCTATGTATGACTTAGCCGATCTGCTAAATAAAAAAGGAGGATTACAAACAAAAATACTTTTCTCCAATACGTCTCCCACCGTGCCTTTAGCTATGACACTAGGAGGTTTTTTTTCAAGAAGGTTAAAAATTAATGTAATTGGCGTCCCTTTATTAATAATAGGTACTAAACAGGCACATAAAAAAATCATTAGATTAGTGGAGCAAACAAAGAAATCTGCAAAAGTGACTGCATCAAAAATAGAAGTTTTAGATAATAGTTTTAGCAAGCAATAA
- a CDS encoding group-specific protein translates to MINVEIDENEVRELYLKTLREKIDEVDAELIFWDTKELKRRTCMSWNTIQKEFFFDPRFPKRKVGGKWYIYAPKAKEFLENWLFEQCNL, encoded by the coding sequence GTGATTAATGTTGAGATTGATGAAAATGAAGTTAGAGAATTGTACTTGAAAACTCTTAGAGAAAAAATAGATGAAGTTGACGCTGAACTTATATTTTGGGATACCAAAGAATTAAAAAGAAGGACCTGTATGAGTTGGAATACTATACAAAAAGAATTTTTCTTTGATCCCCGCTTTCCAAAAAGGAAAGTAGGGGGGAAGTGGTATATTTACGCTCCGAAAGCAAAAGAGTTTCTAGAAAATTGGTTGTTTGAACAATGTAACTTGTAA
- a CDS encoding ArpU family phage packaging/lysis transcriptional regulator, which produces MLPEIDRKETQQAVEDALEKYRLFKYLSFEEREVSITASSEVRYHGPTNETSDQTGSIAAYNVDQEKMRKDFCFRVERAVSRLPKMERFLIEERYMSLETEYLTDYNVYSFKFQPPISEKTYSKIRWKAFYKLALNLSLVVLKNS; this is translated from the coding sequence ATGCTTCCTGAGATAGACAGAAAAGAGACGCAACAAGCAGTAGAAGATGCTTTAGAAAAATATAGATTGTTTAAATACTTATCTTTTGAAGAAAGGGAAGTTTCCATTACTGCTAGTTCTGAAGTTCGTTATCATGGCCCAACAAATGAAACGAGTGACCAAACAGGTTCCATTGCAGCATATAATGTGGACCAGGAAAAGATGAGAAAAGACTTCTGCTTTCGTGTGGAAAGGGCAGTAAGTCGTTTGCCGAAGATGGAAAGATTCTTAATCGAAGAAAGATACATGTCCTTAGAAACGGAATATTTAACAGACTACAATGTGTACAGTTTTAAATTCCAACCACCTATTTCCGAAAAGACATATTCTAAAATCAGATGGAAAGCTTTTTATAAACTAGCTCTCAATCTAAGCCTAGTTGTTCTCAAAAATTCATAA
- a CDS encoding site-specific integrase — MIRLASYRQRGKKWEYRIRYVDPACGKTKEISKGGFRTKSEAKLAASELEKQIYLGKHSLLENREKLIKDWFNEWLEVYGSQVQLRTLKNRKTYVNNQIIPYLGDFKLNQLPRLEYQKFINRLTENYSLGTVKAIHSIFCIAINKAVELEMLTYNKYRNISIKKEKDLSERKINYLTRDEVTIFMDTAKQCPFYQYIVAITLLRTGMRKGELIALHWDDINFKDKTISITKTRSSHGVKPPKTKRSMRTISIDDTLVTELKKYQTWQKRNKLKYGASYIEQEYMITQANGKALSEFRINDIMKAITNKAKLHHISPHGLRHTHAIMLLESGADIKFVSDRLGHTNIKMTADVYLHITKKYESENITKLDRYLSN, encoded by the coding sequence GTGATTAGATTGGCAAGCTATCGCCAGCGAGGAAAGAAGTGGGAATACAGAATTAGATATGTAGATCCTGCTTGTGGAAAAACGAAAGAAATATCAAAAGGTGGTTTTAGAACTAAATCAGAAGCTAAACTTGCAGCCAGTGAATTAGAAAAACAAATATATTTGGGCAAACATTCCCTTTTAGAGAACCGGGAAAAATTAATTAAAGATTGGTTTAACGAATGGCTCGAGGTATATGGTAGTCAAGTTCAGCTGCGAACATTAAAAAACAGAAAAACCTACGTTAATAATCAAATTATCCCTTACTTAGGTGATTTCAAGCTTAATCAATTACCTAGACTAGAATATCAGAAATTCATCAATAGATTAACTGAGAATTATTCACTAGGTACAGTAAAAGCTATTCACTCGATTTTTTGTATTGCTATAAATAAAGCGGTAGAGCTAGAAATGCTAACCTACAACAAATATAGAAATATCTCTATAAAAAAAGAAAAGGATCTTTCCGAGAGAAAAATTAATTATCTTACAAGAGATGAAGTTACCATTTTTATGGATACAGCAAAACAGTGCCCTTTTTATCAATATATCGTAGCTATTACCCTTTTGCGGACAGGCATGAGAAAAGGTGAATTAATTGCATTGCATTGGGACGATATTAATTTTAAAGATAAAACTATTAGCATCACTAAAACACGGAGCAGTCACGGCGTAAAGCCTCCTAAAACGAAACGCAGTATGCGGACAATAAGTATTGATGATACATTGGTAACTGAGTTAAAAAAATATCAAACTTGGCAAAAAAGAAATAAACTTAAATATGGAGCTAGTTATATTGAACAAGAGTACATGATTACCCAAGCCAATGGTAAAGCGCTTAGTGAATTTCGAATTAACGATATTATGAAGGCTATTACCAACAAAGCTAAACTGCATCACATAAGCCCTCACGGTTTACGCCATACTCATGCAATTATGTTATTAGAGAGCGGAGCTGATATTAAATTTGTAAGTGATCGGCTAGGACATACAAACATTAAAATGACAGCTGATGTATATCTTCATATTACAAAGAAATATGAATCTGAAAACATTACTAAGCTAGATCGTTATCTAAGTAATTAG
- a CDS encoding helix-turn-helix domain-containing protein, with product MYEIKRRHLPYSKLKAYMVENRITQKELSNLLKISAVALNQKINGTGGDFNLNEVRNICRHLKISSDEYFIEPQVSKVKTKLMERINSD from the coding sequence GTGTATGAGATTAAACGGAGACATCTTCCTTATTCAAAATTAAAAGCTTATATGGTGGAAAATCGCATTACGCAAAAGGAATTGTCTAACTTACTTAAAATTTCAGCAGTTGCATTAAATCAGAAGATTAATGGGACTGGAGGAGATTTTAACTTGAATGAAGTACGTAACATATGTCGACATCTTAAAATTTCATCAGATGAGTATTTTATTGAACCTCAGGTTTCGAAAGTGAAAACAAAATTAATGGAGAGGATAAATAGTGATTAA
- a CDS encoding LLM class flavin-dependent oxidoreductase — protein sequence MIKLSVLDQSPVSSGSTPKEALKRTIELAELTEELGYHRFWVAEHHNTNGLAGSSPTLLMTHLASQTSRIRIGSGGVLLPQYSPYKVAEDAQLLENLFPNRIDLGLGRSPGGDALTRLALTDGVRKSLNEFPRQIQALKGHLEHNLPSDHPYYGVTAYPLSETKPELWHLGINKRGARSAAELGISFTFGHFIYSVGGQEAIRHYKQEFIPSSYQSKPKTNVCVFVVCAETTEEAEEHAKTLDDWLLKVAKGGDTTVSSIEEVHNRSYSEEELKKISTNRPRMIVGNPAEVKQGLIGLQQKYDNDEFLIITNIHDYEAKKKSYELLAELFPQPSFF from the coding sequence ATGATTAAGCTAAGCGTATTGGATCAGTCTCCTGTTTCAAGCGGATCAACACCAAAGGAAGCGTTGAAACGCACGATAGAGCTGGCTGAATTAACGGAAGAGTTGGGCTACCATCGCTTTTGGGTAGCGGAACATCATAATACGAATGGTCTTGCGGGTTCATCTCCGACACTATTAATGACGCACTTAGCTTCTCAAACGAGTCGGATCCGAATTGGATCTGGAGGAGTCCTTCTTCCTCAATACAGTCCGTATAAAGTAGCAGAAGATGCTCAGCTGCTTGAAAATCTGTTTCCGAATCGAATTGACTTAGGTCTTGGACGGTCACCGGGAGGAGATGCGCTTACCCGGCTAGCGCTGACAGATGGAGTTCGTAAAAGCCTCAATGAATTTCCGCGGCAAATTCAAGCGTTAAAAGGACATCTTGAGCATAATTTGCCGTCGGATCATCCGTATTACGGCGTGACGGCTTATCCGCTGAGCGAAACAAAGCCAGAACTGTGGCATCTTGGTATTAATAAAAGAGGAGCGAGATCAGCTGCTGAACTGGGCATCTCTTTTACGTTTGGACACTTTATTTATTCAGTTGGAGGACAAGAAGCCATTCGTCATTATAAACAAGAATTTATCCCTTCTTCGTATCAATCAAAGCCTAAAACCAACGTATGCGTATTTGTAGTATGTGCAGAAACAACAGAAGAAGCTGAGGAACACGCTAAAACGTTAGATGATTGGCTGTTGAAAGTAGCTAAAGGCGGAGATACAACGGTTTCATCGATAGAAGAAGTGCATAATCGTTCTTATTCAGAAGAAGAGCTCAAAAAAATAAGCACCAATCGTCCTCGTATGATCGTAGGAAATCCAGCTGAAGTAAAACAAGGATTAATCGGGCTGCAGCAAAAATACGATAACGACGAATTTTTAATTATTACAAATATCCATGATTATGAAGCAAAAAAGAAGTCTTATGAACTGCTTGCAGAGCTATTTCCTCAACCCTCATTTTTTTAA
- a CDS encoding DUF1827 family protein, which produces MIYLRFKDVTAERKTFVSCFKNQSKDTNTIKIFSNGVTKIIYSSSEKSEKVSISNLKRDVKQSEVSYAIKKILKAQPASVEIFYSANGVIHIHKNN; this is translated from the coding sequence GTGATTTACTTGAGATTTAAAGATGTAACTGCAGAAAGAAAAACGTTCGTTTCTTGTTTTAAAAACCAAAGTAAAGATACGAATACAATCAAAATTTTTAGTAATGGAGTAACTAAGATTATTTACAGTAGCAGCGAAAAGTCTGAAAAAGTCAGTATATCGAATCTTAAAAGAGACGTAAAACAATCTGAGGTATCATATGCAATAAAGAAAATATTAAAGGCTCAACCTGCTTCAGTCGAAATATTCTATAGCGCCAACGGGGTTATCCATATACATAAAAACAACTAA
- a CDS encoding DUF4177 domain-containing protein has product MKEYRFEKVELKSFTRDPKEDYHKIIHEAAKDGWELVQIFAPGTASYGTAAYFEIIFSRELD; this is encoded by the coding sequence ATGAAAGAATACCGATTTGAAAAAGTTGAACTAAAGTCCTTCACGCGCGATCCTAAAGAAGATTACCATAAGATTATTCATGAAGCTGCAAAGGATGGATGGGAATTAGTTCAGATATTTGCTCCTGGCACTGCTTCGTATGGTACTGCCGCATATTTTGAAATCATTTTTTCTAGAGAACTCGATTAA
- a CDS encoding Fur-regulated basic protein FbpA, with translation MAFLKKAVEQRCNYLVTELTRSGYFKNPARKQLYELTLSELEEIYKAQKQK, from the coding sequence ATAGCGTTTCTAAAAAAAGCGGTTGAACAGCGTTGTAACTATTTAGTAACCGAGCTCACACGCTCTGGATATTTCAAAAATCCTGCTAGAAAGCAGCTATACGAATTAACGTTAAGTGAACTTGAAGAAATCTATAAGGCTCAAAAACAAAAATAA